A genomic segment from Mustela lutreola isolate mMusLut2 chromosome 15, mMusLut2.pri, whole genome shotgun sequence encodes:
- the CSF3 gene encoding granulocyte colony-stimulating factor, whose product MKLIALQLILWYEALWLVGAAAPLGPTSSLPQSFLLKCLEQMRKVQADSTVLQERLCATHKLCHPEELVLLGHALGIPQPSLSGCSSHALQLTGCLRQLHNGLVLYQGLLQALTGLPPELTPALETLQLDIGDFAINLWREMEELGVAPAVPPTQGAMPAFTSAFQRRAGGVLVASNLQSFLELAYRALRSFAKP is encoded by the exons ATGAAGCTGATCG CCCTGCAGCTGATACTGTGGTATGAGGCACTCTGGCTGGTTGGAGCAGCCGCCCCCCTGGGCCCTACCAGCTCCTTGCCCCAGAGCTTCCTGCTCAAGTGCTTAGAGCAAATGAGGAAGGTGCAGGCTGACAGCACCGTGCTGCAAGAGAGGCTG TGCGCCACCCACAAGCTGTGCCACCCCGAGGAGCTGGTGCTTCTCGGACACGCTTTGGGCATCCCCCAGCCTTCCCTGAGTGGCTGCTCCAGCCACGCCCTGCAGCTG ACGGGCTGCCTGCGTCAACTCCACAACGGCCTCGTCCTCTACCAGGGCCTCCTGCAGGCTCTGACAGGGCTACCCCCTGAGCTCACCCCTGCCTTGGAAACGCTGCAGCTGGACATCGGCGACTTCGCCATCAACCTCTGGCGGGAG ATGGAAGAGCTCGGGGTGGCCCCGGCAGTGCCACCCACCCAGGGCGCCATGCCAGCCTTCACCTCGGCCTTCCAGCGCCGGGCCGGAGGGGTCCTGGTGGCCTCCAACCTGCAGAGCTTCCTGGAGCTGGCCTACCGTGCTCTGCGCTCCTTTGCCAAACCCTGA
- the PSMD3 gene encoding 26S proteasome non-ATPase regulatory subunit 3, producing MKQEGSARRRGADKAKPPPGGGEQEPPPPPTPQDVEMKEEVAAGGGSSGEPDSKAAGTAAAAEHSQRELDTVTLEDIKEHVKQLEKAVSGKEPRFVLRALRMLPSTSRRLNHYVLYKAVHGFFTSNNATRDFLLPFLEEPMDTEADLQFRPRTGKAASTPLLPEVEAYLQLLVVIFLMNSKRYKEAQKISDDLMQKISTQNRRALDLVAAKCYYYHARVYEFLDKLDVVRSFLHARLRTATLRHDADGQATLLNLLLRNYLHYSLYDQAEKLVSKSVFPEQANNNEWARYLYYTGRIKAIQLEYSEARRTMTNALRKAPQHTAVGFKQTVHKLLIVVELLLGEIPDRLQFRQPSLKRSLMPYFLLTQAVRTGNLAKFNQVLDQFGEKFQADGTYTLIIRLRHNVIKTGVRMISLSYSRISLADIAQKLQLDSPEDAEFIVAKAIRDGVIEASINHEKGYVQSKEMIDIYSTREPQLAFHQRISFCLDIHNMSVKAMRFPPKSYNKDLESAEERREREQQDLEFAKEMAEDDDDSFP from the exons ATGAAACAGGAGGGCTCGGCGCGGCGCCGCGGCGCAGACAAAGCGAAGCCGCCGCCGGGCGGAGGGGAACAAGAACCACCGCCGCCCCCGACCCCCCAGGATGTGGAGATGAAAGAGGAGGTGGCGGCGGGTGGCGGGTCATCGGGGGAGCCTGACAGCAAAGCGGCGGGGACGGCGGCAGCGGCTGAGCACTCCCAGCGAGAGTTGGACACCGTCACCTTGGAGG ACATCAAGGAGCATGTGAAACAGCTGGAGAAGGCAGTTTCGGGCAAGGAGCCTCGATTCGTGCTGAGGGCCCTGCGGATGCTACCTTCCACATCGCGCCGCCTCAACCACTATGTTCTGTATAAGGCTGTGCATGGCTTCTTCACCTCAAATAATGCCACTCGAGACTTTTTACTACCCTTCCTGGAAGAG CCCATGGATACCGAAGCTGATTTACAGTTCCGTCCCCGAACAGGAAAAGCCGCGTCAACCCCCCTCCTGCCGGAAGTGGAAGCCTACCTGCAGCTCCTCGTGGTCATCTTCCTGATGAACAGCAAGCGCTACAAAGAG GCACAGAAGATCTCAGACGACCTGATGCAGAAGATCAGCACTCAGAACCGACGGGCCCTGGACCTTGTGGCCGCGAAGTGTTACTACTATCACGCCCGGGTCTATGAGTTTCTGGACAAGCTGGATGTGGTGCGCAG CTTCTTGCACGCTCGGCTCCGGACAGCCACGCTCCGGCACGATGCGGACGGCCAGGCCACCCTGCTCAACCTGCTGCTGCGGAACTACCTGCACTACAGCTTGTACGACCAGGCCGAGAAATTGGTGTCCAAGTCCGTGTTCCCCGAGCAGGCCAACAACAATGAGTGGGCCAGGTACCTCTACTACACAG GCCGGATCAAAGCCATTCAGCTGGAGTACTCAGAGGCCCGGAGAACAATGACCAATGCCCTTCGCAAGGCCCCTCAGCACACAGCTGTCGGCTTCAAACAGACG GTGCACAAGCTTCTGATTGTGGTGGAGCTGCTGCTCGGGGAAATCCCGGACCGACTACAGTTCCGCCAGCCGTCCCTCAAGCGCTCACTCATGCCCTACTTCCTTCTGACTCAAG ctGTCAGGACCGGAAACCTAGCCAAGTTCAACCAGGTCCTTGACCAGTTTGGGGAGAAATTTCAAGCAGATGGGACCTATACCCTAATCATCCGACTGCGGCACAACGTCATTAAGACAG gtgTGCGCATGATCAGCCTCTCCTATTCCCGAATCTCCCTGGCCGACATCGCCCAGAAGCTGCAGCTGGATAGCCCAGAGGACGCGGAGTTCATTGTTGCCAAG GCCATCCGGGATGGTGTCATTGAGGCCAGCATCAACCACGAGAAGGGCTACGTCCAGTCCAAGGAGATGATTGACATCTACTCTACCCGTGAGCCCCAGCTGGCCTTCCACCAGCGGATCTCCTTCTGCCTCGATATCCACAACATGTCTGTCAAG GCCATGAGGTTTCCTCCCAAATCATACAACAAGGACTTGGAGTCTGCAGAG GAACGGCGTGAGCGGGAACAGCAGGACTTGGAGTTCGCCAAGGAGATGGCAGAAGATGATGATGACAGCTTCCCTtga
- the GSDMA gene encoding gasdermin-A isoform X1 produces the protein MTIFENVTRALARQLNPRGDLTPLDSLIDFKRFHPFCLVLRKRKSTLFWGARYVRTDYTLLDVLEAGSSPADPTDSGNFSFKNMLDARVEGEVDVPKTVKVTGTAGLSRSSTLEVQTLSVAPKALETLHQERKLAAEHPFLKEMQERGENLYVVMEVVETVQEVTLERAGKAEGCFSLPFFAPLGLQGSINHKEAVTIPKGCILAFRVRQLMVKGNDEWDIPHICNDNMQTFPPGEKPEEKFTHVILASDAGEEHEDFKTLKEEVQREIQEVKKLNQAGQNSLLTCLSKLLGKKKELQDLELTLEGALDKGHEVTLEALPKDVLVSKEAMGGILYFLGALTELSEAQQKLLIKSMEKKILPMQLKLVENTMEQSFLQDKEGVFPLQPDLLSSLGEEELTLTEALVGLSGLEVQRSGPQYTWDPDTLPRLCALYAGLSLLQLLTKAS, from the exons ATGACCATCTTTGAAAATGTCACCCGAGCCCTGGCCAGACAGCTAAACCCTAGAGGGGACCTGACGCCCCTTGACAGCCTCATAGACTTCAAGCGCTTCCATCCGTTCTGCCTGGTgctaaggaagaggaagagcacACTCTTCTGGGGTGCCCGGTATGTCCGCACAGACTACACCCTCCTGGACGTTCTAGAAGCTGGCAGCTCGCCTGCAG ATCCGACAGACTCTGGGAACTTTAGCTTTAAGAATATGCTGGATGCCCGAGTGGAGGGAGAGGTGGATGTGCCAAAGACAGTCAAGGTCACAGGGACTGCGGGGCTGTCCCGGAGCAGTACCCTGGAGGTCCAGACACTCAGCGTGGCCCCTAAGGCTCTGGAGACCTTGCACCAGGAGAG GAAGCTGGCAGCCGAGCACCCGTTCCTGAAGGAGATGCAAGAGCGAGGGGAGAACCTGTATGTGGTCATGGAGGTGGTGGAGACAGTGCAGGAGGTCACTCTGGAGAGAGCTGGCAAGGCggagggctgcttctccctcccgtTCTTCGCCCCCTTGGGACTTCAg GGATCCATAAACCACAAGGAGGCCGTGACCATCCCCAAGGGCTGCATCCTGGCCTTTCGAGTGAGACAACTGATGGTCAAAGGCAACGATGAGTGGG ATATTCCACATATCTGCAATGATAACATGCAAACCTTCCCTCCCGGAG AAAAGCCAGAGGAGAAGTTCACCC ATGTTATCCTGGCATCTGATGCTG GGGAGGAACATGAGGACTTCAAGACACTAAAAGAAGAAGTTCAAAGAGAGATCCAAGAAGTAAAGAAGCTAAACCAGGCAGGGCAAAACTCCCTGCTCACCTGCCTCAGCAAACTTCTTGGGAAGAAAAAGGAGCTACAGGACCTGGAACTCACG CTCGAAGGGGCTCTAGACAAAGGACATGAAGTGACCCTGGAGGCACTCCCAAAAGATGTCTTGGTATCGAAGGAGGCTATGGGTGGCATCCTCTATTTCCTCGGAGCCCTAACAG AGCTAAGTGAAGCCCAACAGAAGCTGCTGATAAAATCGATGGAGAAAAAGATCCTACCCATGCAGCTTAAGCTG GTGGAGAACACAATGGAACAGAGTTTCCTACAGGATAAAGAGGGTGTTTTCCCCCTGCAGCCTGACCTGCTCTCCTCCCTTGGGGAAGAGGAACTGACCCTCACAGAGGCCCTAGTGGGGCTGAGTGGCCTCGAAGTGCAGAGATCGGGTCCCCAGTACACATGGGACCCAGACACCCTCCCCCGCCTCTGTGCCCTATACgctggcctctccctcctgcAGCTGCTGACCAAGGCCTCCTAA
- the GSDMA gene encoding gasdermin-A isoform X2 — MTIFENVTRALARQLNPRGDLTPLDSLIDFKRFHPFCLVLRKRKSTLFWGARYVRTDYTLLDVLEAGSSPADPTDSGNFSFKNMLDARVEGEVDVPKTVKVTGTAGLSRSSTLEVQTLSVAPKALETLHQERKLAAEHPFLKEMQERGENLYVVMEVVETVQEVTLERAGKAEGCFSLPFFAPLGLQGSINHKEAVTIPKGCILAFRVRQLMVKGNDEWDIPHICNDNMQTFPPGGCWTEGTWLTMFTVSTGEEHEDFKTLKEEVQREIQEVKKLNQAGQNSLLTCLSKLLGKKKELQDLELTLEGALDKGHEVTLEALPKDVLVSKEAMGGILYFLGALTELSEAQQKLLIKSMEKKILPMQLKLVENTMEQSFLQDKEGVFPLQPDLLSSLGEEELTLTEALVGLSGLEVQRSGPQYTWDPDTLPRLCALYAGLSLLQLLTKAS; from the exons ATGACCATCTTTGAAAATGTCACCCGAGCCCTGGCCAGACAGCTAAACCCTAGAGGGGACCTGACGCCCCTTGACAGCCTCATAGACTTCAAGCGCTTCCATCCGTTCTGCCTGGTgctaaggaagaggaagagcacACTCTTCTGGGGTGCCCGGTATGTCCGCACAGACTACACCCTCCTGGACGTTCTAGAAGCTGGCAGCTCGCCTGCAG ATCCGACAGACTCTGGGAACTTTAGCTTTAAGAATATGCTGGATGCCCGAGTGGAGGGAGAGGTGGATGTGCCAAAGACAGTCAAGGTCACAGGGACTGCGGGGCTGTCCCGGAGCAGTACCCTGGAGGTCCAGACACTCAGCGTGGCCCCTAAGGCTCTGGAGACCTTGCACCAGGAGAG GAAGCTGGCAGCCGAGCACCCGTTCCTGAAGGAGATGCAAGAGCGAGGGGAGAACCTGTATGTGGTCATGGAGGTGGTGGAGACAGTGCAGGAGGTCACTCTGGAGAGAGCTGGCAAGGCggagggctgcttctccctcccgtTCTTCGCCCCCTTGGGACTTCAg GGATCCATAAACCACAAGGAGGCCGTGACCATCCCCAAGGGCTGCATCCTGGCCTTTCGAGTGAGACAACTGATGGTCAAAGGCAACGATGAGTGGG ATATTCCACATATCTGCAATGATAACATGCAAACCTTCCCTCCCGGAG GCTGCTGGACCGAGGGCACTTGGCTTACCATGTTCACTGTCTCAACAGGGGAGGAACATGAGGACTTCAAGACACTAAAAGAAGAAGTTCAAAGAGAGATCCAAGAAGTAAAGAAGCTAAACCAGGCAGGGCAAAACTCCCTGCTCACCTGCCTCAGCAAACTTCTTGGGAAGAAAAAGGAGCTACAGGACCTGGAACTCACG CTCGAAGGGGCTCTAGACAAAGGACATGAAGTGACCCTGGAGGCACTCCCAAAAGATGTCTTGGTATCGAAGGAGGCTATGGGTGGCATCCTCTATTTCCTCGGAGCCCTAACAG AGCTAAGTGAAGCCCAACAGAAGCTGCTGATAAAATCGATGGAGAAAAAGATCCTACCCATGCAGCTTAAGCTG GTGGAGAACACAATGGAACAGAGTTTCCTACAGGATAAAGAGGGTGTTTTCCCCCTGCAGCCTGACCTGCTCTCCTCCCTTGGGGAAGAGGAACTGACCCTCACAGAGGCCCTAGTGGGGCTGAGTGGCCTCGAAGTGCAGAGATCGGGTCCCCAGTACACATGGGACCCAGACACCCTCCCCCGCCTCTGTGCCCTATACgctggcctctccctcctgcAGCTGCTGACCAAGGCCTCCTAA